Proteins found in one Vallitalea guaymasensis genomic segment:
- a CDS encoding sensor histidine kinase codes for MKKRILPSLKLQFTVLVLSIIIVFIFLNIITGKLISNLLFEKNLQYSRTISQKLVRELEYTNKRMVAASSTLQYESILQKYFKEELDFDTITKVEKSISVLKLYYDDIFDIALIDDEYINSIYLERETLNEIVKRAEDDRRLKCVGLYEQNYMDKNITTIAFDNKVFGMDMGDTYGEYFGDIIISVDVDTILKNFEARTVQGISFVILDKYNKFYPINCTKEVGTNIINKIDGNTTKTDMLTDDKSIIIVEEIKDMDLYIVSNIDKKYTKKDVGYIQLIISIICIIFIIIVCFAFMVIYKNTVKPIHSIGDYLKTIISGNYKKLKEKVIVNGNKEIVELADDLNDMIDEINTLTHKLVNTSNNLYQAEIEKKRAEISYLRSQINPHFLYNTLETMKGIAMSNNIVEISTMAQCLGDIFRYSIKGSSEVTLEEEVKMIKAYIDIQMFKFGNKGTVFYNINNETLNIIIPKMIMQPLVENAFVHAIEKNTDDTTLYIGTKIDEHNLIIIIQDDGVGIEPSQLDGIIANLDSENDDSSHVGISNVHRRIRMIYGNEYGVKIESEHGEGTKISIMLPINRKQFE; via the coding sequence ATGAAAAAAAGGATACTACCTAGTCTGAAATTACAATTTACAGTATTAGTATTAAGTATTATCATTGTATTCATATTTCTTAATATAATAACTGGAAAATTAATTAGTAATCTATTATTTGAGAAGAATCTTCAATATAGTAGAACCATATCACAGAAATTAGTACGTGAATTAGAATATACTAATAAGAGGATGGTAGCTGCATCAAGTACATTACAATATGAAAGTATTCTACAGAAATATTTTAAGGAAGAACTGGATTTTGATACAATAACTAAAGTAGAAAAAAGTATTTCGGTGTTAAAGCTATATTATGATGATATTTTTGATATTGCTCTTATAGATGATGAATACATAAATAGTATTTACTTGGAAAGAGAAACCCTGAATGAAATAGTTAAGAGGGCTGAGGATGATAGAAGACTTAAATGTGTAGGTTTATATGAACAAAATTATATGGATAAAAATATCACAACCATAGCATTTGACAATAAAGTGTTTGGTATGGATATGGGAGATACATATGGAGAGTATTTTGGCGACATCATCATATCTGTTGATGTGGATACAATACTAAAAAATTTTGAAGCAAGAACAGTTCAAGGAATCAGTTTTGTGATTCTTGATAAGTATAATAAGTTCTATCCCATAAATTGTACAAAAGAAGTTGGAACGAATATTATTAATAAAATTGATGGAAACACTACAAAAACAGATATGCTCACTGATGATAAAAGTATCATAATAGTGGAAGAAATAAAAGATATGGATTTGTATATCGTAAGTAACATAGACAAGAAATATACTAAAAAGGATGTTGGATATATTCAATTGATAATATCAATCATCTGCATAATATTTATAATCATAGTATGTTTTGCATTCATGGTCATATACAAGAATACAGTTAAGCCCATTCATAGTATAGGTGATTATCTTAAAACAATAATATCTGGAAATTATAAGAAACTGAAAGAAAAAGTTATTGTAAATGGTAATAAGGAGATAGTTGAACTTGCTGATGACCTTAATGATATGATTGACGAGATAAATACCCTGACACATAAATTAGTCAATACAAGCAATAATCTATATCAAGCTGAGATTGAGAAAAAGAGGGCGGAGATATCCTATTTGAGAAGTCAGATCAATCCTCATTTTCTATACAATACACTTGAAACCATGAAAGGTATTGCTATGTCTAATAACATTGTTGAAATATCAACCATGGCTCAATGTCTAGGGGATATATTCAGATATAGTATAAAAGGGTCAAGTGAAGTAACCTTAGAAGAAGAAGTCAAGATGATAAAGGCTTATATTGATATTCAGATGTTCAAGTTTGGTAATAAAGGAACAGTTTTTTATAATATCAATAATGAAACTCTTAATATCATAATACCTAAGATGATAATGCAGCCATTAGTGGAAAATGCATTTGTACATGCTATTGAAAAAAATACAGATGATACAACATTATATATTGGAACTAAAATAGACGAACATAATCTTATTATCATCATACAAGATGATGGAGTAGGAATTGAACCATCTCAACTAGATGGAATCATTGCAAATCTAGATTCTGAAAACGATGATTCTAGTCATGTGGGTATATCTAATGTACATAGAAGGATAAGAATGATATATGGTAATGAGTATGGAGTCAAGATAGAGAGTGAACATGGAGAGGGAACTAAAATAAGTATCATGCTTCCAATAAACAGGAAACAATTTGAATGA
- a CDS encoding response regulator transcription factor — translation MYKVMIIDDEPMIIQSIKSGINWEKLNLELVYTATDSRHALDYAKENHIDIVISDISMPPFNGLTLCSEIAKLNSSIQFIIISGYADFSYAKKAIQIGVAGYCLKPIDYTEMMSVLKLAVDKIEPKNDFMEYDFMEYVYENNVEEIQKFLIRNKIKDRFHMIIVIGKENLSKYIKVHHLMFNIGINKYLYILNDDTDKLMLNNEIKNNPLIDGIGITTNKGSYDNLLEHIDDIMVKSYYFFFCKDDKILMDETKKQDDYYNKICKDIDKPAKLKENLLEYAKIPSKTMNIKQAMKLHNMILNKYRGPIGEEDDLNIYSFDELVRNYESFDNLINSLLVVIENSFEKNDLTFESYNKNFIKVIKYINANFTKNISIKDIAEELFLNPNYISQLFKKETGTTYVKYLTGLRIEKAKELLQKTDMSINDVCINSGFNDYFYFIKKFKKYTNMAPSYYRKSNI, via the coding sequence ATGTATAAAGTAATGATAATTGATGATGAGCCAATGATTATACAATCTATAAAATCAGGAATTAATTGGGAAAAACTGAATTTGGAACTGGTATACACTGCAACCGATAGTCGTCACGCGCTGGATTATGCAAAAGAGAATCATATAGATATTGTAATATCGGATATTAGTATGCCACCATTCAATGGTCTTACATTATGTAGTGAAATCGCAAAATTAAATAGCTCAATTCAATTTATTATAATCAGTGGTTATGCAGATTTTTCATACGCAAAAAAAGCTATACAGATTGGAGTAGCTGGATATTGTTTAAAACCAATAGACTATACTGAGATGATGTCTGTTCTTAAGTTGGCTGTAGATAAGATAGAACCTAAGAATGATTTTATGGAATATGATTTCATGGAATACGTGTATGAAAATAACGTAGAGGAAATACAAAAATTCCTCATTAGGAATAAGATAAAAGATAGATTCCATATGATTATAGTAATCGGCAAGGAAAATCTATCTAAGTATATTAAGGTACACCATCTTATGTTCAATATAGGAATAAATAAATATCTCTATATATTGAATGATGATACAGATAAATTAATGCTGAATAATGAAATAAAGAACAATCCATTAATAGATGGGATAGGTATAACTACTAATAAAGGAAGCTATGATAATCTTCTGGAACATATAGATGATATTATGGTAAAAAGCTATTATTTCTTTTTTTGTAAAGATGATAAGATTTTGATGGATGAGACTAAGAAGCAAGATGACTATTACAATAAAATCTGTAAAGATATAGATAAACCAGCTAAGCTTAAAGAAAATCTGCTGGAATATGCTAAAATACCTAGCAAAACCATGAATATCAAACAAGCAATGAAGCTGCATAATATGATATTAAATAAATATCGAGGACCTATAGGTGAAGAGGATGACCTTAATATATATAGTTTTGATGAGCTTGTAAGAAACTATGAAAGCTTTGATAACTTGATAAACAGCCTACTCGTGGTTATCGAGAATTCATTTGAAAAGAATGACTTGACTTTTGAAAGTTATAATAAGAATTTTATAAAAGTAATCAAATATATAAATGCAAACTTTACTAAGAATATATCCATAAAAGATATTGCTGAAGAATTATTCCTGAATCCTAATTATATAAGTCAATTATTTAAGAAAGAGACAGGGACAACTTATGTAAAATATCTGACTGGACTAAGAATAGAAAAAGCTAAAGAATTATTACAGAAAACTGATATGTCCATTAATGATGTATGTATCAACAGCGGATTTAATGACTACTTCTATTTTATAAAGAAATTCAAGAAATATACTAATATGGCACCATCTTATTATAGAAAGAGCAATATATAA
- a CDS encoding type 2 periplasmic-binding domain-containing protein codes for MKKDRLIYILLLIIIMMFTGCKKNNNEVFDINEKEPMEISIAFWNIDNALSGGDNDKMLREIEEKLNIKLIPYEITHDDDRRKINLLASSSQLPDVVAIGAIGTPLYNQWIDKKIIKPLPKDLSKWTNLNSYMNCAEMNQFRHSDGNYYGIPRKTYDNSHSVKLSGMDRKIFCRYDLARKAGITEEPETYDEFRAMIKAIMKNDAENKDIEGMTVTVPFILDSFFMSYSVPLGMSDGSGSDFKWVKKDDKYIPAYFAGDLKSSFELAREMYEESTIAKDIPLAKEEQSINKFINGSSAALLGNMISWKLAKRWNEKYPDKKFEDHVKILSPLKSKDGNTYGSVFKKYWSESYITTDDPVKQEAILNLYEYFLKNEDMLRRGYEDEDYISANGVKIAKQGNDINDKYPITLLADLVQWNNVYRYLTLTGDPTKDKYYKMDVEYSYQLLETDLPKYYEINLSMQTPTMSNFMIKPADDIIKVMIGRESVDKMYNDIMKNYENKGLYKMIDEVNELMDDLN; via the coding sequence ATGAAGAAGGACAGATTAATATATATATTATTACTGATTATAATTATGATGTTTACAGGGTGTAAAAAAAATAATAATGAAGTATTTGATATTAATGAAAAAGAACCTATGGAGATTTCAATAGCCTTTTGGAATATTGATAATGCCTTGAGTGGTGGAGATAATGATAAAATGTTACGTGAGATTGAAGAAAAATTAAATATAAAACTTATTCCCTATGAAATTACTCATGATGATGATAGAAGAAAGATTAATCTATTGGCATCATCTTCACAACTACCAGATGTTGTAGCAATCGGTGCTATTGGTACACCTTTGTATAATCAATGGATTGATAAAAAGATTATTAAACCCTTACCCAAGGATTTATCCAAGTGGACAAACCTTAACAGTTATATGAATTGTGCTGAGATGAACCAATTCAGACATTCTGATGGAAATTATTATGGTATACCAAGAAAGACATACGATAATAGTCATAGTGTAAAGTTAAGTGGAATGGATCGTAAGATTTTTTGCCGCTATGATTTAGCAAGGAAGGCTGGGATAACTGAAGAACCTGAAACCTATGATGAGTTTCGGGCTATGATAAAGGCTATTATGAAAAATGATGCTGAAAATAAGGACATAGAGGGAATGACTGTTACAGTACCATTCATCTTAGATAGTTTTTTCATGTCTTACAGCGTTCCTTTAGGAATGAGTGACGGCAGTGGTAGTGATTTCAAGTGGGTCAAGAAGGATGATAAGTATATCCCTGCCTATTTTGCTGGAGACTTAAAATCTTCTTTTGAACTTGCAAGAGAGATGTATGAAGAATCAACAATAGCGAAAGATATTCCTTTGGCGAAAGAGGAACAATCCATAAACAAATTTATAAATGGATCATCAGCGGCTCTGCTAGGTAATATGATATCATGGAAACTGGCTAAAAGATGGAACGAAAAATATCCAGATAAAAAGTTTGAGGATCATGTGAAAATTCTATCGCCTTTAAAATCAAAAGATGGCAATACCTATGGAAGTGTATTCAAAAAATATTGGTCGGAATCATATATAACGACAGATGACCCTGTCAAACAGGAAGCTATTCTTAATTTATATGAGTATTTTTTGAAAAATGAAGATATGCTTAGGCGAGGATATGAAGATGAAGATTATATATCAGCCAATGGTGTGAAAATAGCAAAACAAGGTAATGATATTAACGACAAATATCCTATTACCTTACTTGCTGATTTAGTGCAATGGAATAATGTATATAGATATTTAACTCTTACAGGGGACCCAACGAAAGATAAGTATTATAAAATGGATGTTGAGTATAGCTATCAACTATTGGAAACGGATTTACCTAAATATTATGAAATAAATTTATCCATGCAAACTCCAACTATGAGTAATTTTATGATAAAACCAGCAGATGATATCATTAAGGTTATGATAGGCAGAGAAAGTGTAGATAAGATGTACAATGATATAATGAAAAATTATGAGAATAAAGGGCTTTATAAAATGATAGATGAAGTGAATGAATTAATGGATGATCTGAATTAA